From the Bacteroidota bacterium genome, one window contains:
- a CDS encoding anhydro-N-acetylmuramic acid kinase, whose amino-acid sequence MQTYKVVGIMSGTSLDGVDLAYCEFAFDKHWTYKLLEAETIPYTSEWKNILLTLPSVKAEKFVAVHAELGKYFGKLSKDFCQRYNLKPDFISSHGHTIFHQPSAGFTSQIGDGAALAVESGFPVICDFRTADVALGGQGAPLVPIGDKLLFHEYDYCLNLGGIANISFEQNSKRIAFDICGCNLLLNALSSRVGKEYDAGGEMAAKGKVRKDLLDKVNQSKYFEKSFPKSLGREDLETDIFPVFDRPEIPVEDLLATFCEHIAMQIGKCLGAGNVLITGGGAQNDFLIERINSFSPAKVIIPDSKLVNFKEALIFAFLGVLRMKKEINCLSSVTGASRDNCGGTIWQP is encoded by the coding sequence ATGCAGACTTACAAAGTAGTTGGGATCATGTCGGGAACCTCACTGGATGGTGTTGATCTTGCATATTGTGAATTTGCATTCGATAAGCATTGGACATACAAACTCCTGGAAGCTGAAACCATTCCATATACAAGTGAATGGAAAAATATTCTATTAACTCTGCCTTCTGTCAAGGCAGAAAAATTTGTTGCAGTACATGCTGAACTCGGAAAATATTTCGGGAAACTGAGTAAGGATTTTTGTCAACGTTATAATTTAAAACCTGACTTTATCTCCTCTCACGGTCATACTATATTTCATCAGCCTTCAGCAGGATTTACGAGTCAGATTGGTGATGGCGCCGCATTAGCTGTTGAAAGTGGCTTTCCTGTGATTTGCGATTTCCGTACAGCGGATGTTGCACTTGGTGGGCAAGGCGCTCCATTGGTTCCGATAGGAGACAAGTTATTGTTTCATGAATACGATTATTGTCTGAATCTGGGAGGGATTGCGAATATTTCATTTGAACAAAACTCAAAAAGAATCGCGTTTGATATTTGCGGATGCAACCTTTTATTGAATGCTCTTTCTTCTCGGGTAGGAAAAGAATACGATGCAGGCGGAGAGATGGCCGCGAAAGGAAAAGTGAGAAAAGATCTCCTCGATAAAGTAAATCAAAGCAAATATTTCGAAAAGTCATTTCCGAAATCCTTAGGAAGAGAAGATCTGGAAACGGATATCTTCCCTGTTTTCGACCGCCCTGAAATTCCTGTTGAAGATTTACTGGCAACATTCTGCGAACATATAGCAATGCAAATCGGAAAATGTCTTGGTGCAGGAAATGTGTTGATAACAGGAGGCGGAGCTCAGAATGATTTTTTAATTGAAAGAATAAATTCATTTTCTCCTGCAAAAGTGATTATCCCGGATTCAAAGCTGGTAAATTTTAAGGAAGCATTGATCTTCGCGTTTCTCGGTGTATTAAGAATGAAAAAAGAAATAAATTGTCTTTCCAGTGTAACCGGTGCCAGCCGTGATAACTGTGGCGGGACCATCTGGCAACCTTAG
- a CDS encoding T9SS type A sorting domain-containing protein: MPLKFLSNSLNLCAKAVKSSSCSRDIFKGIVLGLLICLSFTDLSAQQSFERTIGIYSGSAHSGVSGIELPDTSILAIGSISDSVQRQKVCFVWTNSRGDTTRTKIVQPAALREIASFGLRNDSGSIYVSGRMEDSTTSDAMLLKLDSSGGVVWRHRLGTTTRNERYNNLCLTNEGIVVGAGRAVEIQSNYYFMKCAALHSSGVPIWTKEWRTRLGEINSICQGTDSSFYATGYLLDFGDTSGSMFLMHIGANGDSLWTKKYFGAGWATGNSILCLSDGLLIAGSTSAGSQLAGDHFLVKTNFSGDTLWTRTYGFQNLDERTKALSFSSDNCYILCGNSQAYLELIKVDTLGNQEWKHDYNSGDAQGNSVIATLDSGYLAAGSAGMTTGLPQVYLVKTDATGGILLGETLPLQLTNEIKVYPNPSEGNLRFMPSELNNVTVTDFSGKIVFRAKHCSESLELSSLAAGAYFLFGQTEKGDVMQGKILLTKGN; the protein is encoded by the coding sequence ATGCCTCTTAAATTTCTTTCTAACTCTTTGAATTTGTGTGCAAAAGCTGTGAAATCATCATCTTGTTCGCGGGATATTTTCAAGGGTATTGTTCTTGGTTTGCTGATCTGTCTGTCATTCACTGATTTGTCTGCTCAACAGTCTTTTGAAAGAACAATCGGCATTTATTCCGGATCCGCTCATTCCGGAGTTTCCGGAATCGAACTGCCGGATACCAGCATTCTTGCAATCGGCTCAATTTCAGATAGTGTGCAAAGACAAAAGGTATGCTTTGTCTGGACAAATTCCAGAGGCGATACTACCCGAACAAAAATTGTTCAACCTGCAGCATTACGGGAAATCGCATCATTCGGACTTCGCAATGATTCGGGAAGCATTTATGTTTCAGGAAGAATGGAAGATTCCACGACTAGTGATGCCATGCTGCTCAAACTTGATTCAAGTGGAGGAGTTGTGTGGAGACACCGTCTTGGAACAACTACACGTAACGAGAGGTATAATAATTTGTGTCTGACAAATGAAGGTATTGTTGTGGGAGCAGGACGAGCAGTGGAAATTCAAAGCAATTATTACTTCATGAAATGCGCTGCTCTTCATTCTTCCGGCGTTCCAATCTGGACAAAAGAATGGCGCACACGATTGGGAGAAATTAATTCCATTTGTCAGGGTACTGATAGTTCATTCTACGCTACGGGTTATCTCCTTGATTTTGGAGACACCAGCGGGTCCATGTTTTTGATGCACATCGGAGCGAATGGAGATTCCTTGTGGACAAAGAAATATTTTGGTGCCGGATGGGCGACCGGGAATTCGATTCTGTGTCTGTCTGATGGATTACTGATTGCAGGTTCCACATCCGCTGGTTCACAATTAGCAGGGGATCATTTTCTGGTAAAAACAAATTTTTCAGGAGATACTTTGTGGACACGTACATATGGTTTTCAGAATCTGGATGAACGTACAAAGGCACTCAGTTTCTCTTCCGACAATTGTTATATTCTTTGCGGCAATTCTCAGGCTTATCTTGAGTTAATTAAAGTAGATACACTTGGCAATCAGGAATGGAAACACGATTACAATTCCGGTGATGCGCAGGGAAACAGTGTCATCGCGACTCTTGATTCAGGGTATCTTGCTGCTGGAAGTGCCGGCATGACAACAGGTTTACCGCAGGTTTATCTCGTGAAAACAGATGCAACAGGCGGGATTTTGCTTGGAGAAACCCTACCATTGCAATTGACGAATGAGATTAAGGTGTATCCAAATCCTTCTGAAGGCAATCTGCGATTTATGCCATCAGAACTGAATAATGTTACCGTCACTGATTTTAGCGGAAAGATTGTATTCCGTGCCAAACATTGCAGTGAAAGTTTGGAATTGTCCTCTTTAGCAGCAGGTGCATATTTCCTTTTCGGACAAACTGAAAAAGGTGATGTGATGCAAGGTAAAATTCTGTTGACCAAAGGAAATTGA
- a CDS encoding acyl-CoA dehydrogenase has translation MNFELSEEHLMIQKAARDFAQNELKPGVIERDEHQKFPAEQIRKMGELGFLGMMVDPKYGGGGMDTISYVLAMEEISKVDASASVVMSVNNSLVCWGLENFGTEEQKQKYLVPLAKGEIIGAFCLSEPEAGSDATSQHTTAIDAGDHYVLNGTKNWITNGSTASVYLVIAQTDVAKGHKGINALIVEKGMPGFTIGPKENKLGIRGSDTHSLMFTDVKVPKKNRIGEDGFGFKFAMKTLTGGRIGIASQALGIASGAYELALQYSKERKAFGVPISQHQAIQFKLADMATEIEAARLLCLKAAWMKDEHLDYGLSSSMAKLFASRVAMETTVEAVQIHGGYGFVKEFHVERLMRDAKITQIYEGTSEVQKIVISRSIIGK, from the coding sequence ATGAATTTCGAATTGAGCGAAGAACACCTGATGATCCAAAAGGCTGCACGCGATTTTGCACAAAATGAATTGAAGCCGGGAGTAATTGAAAGAGATGAACACCAGAAATTTCCTGCTGAACAAATCCGCAAAATGGGTGAGCTCGGATTTCTTGGAATGATGGTAGATCCGAAATATGGTGGCGGCGGAATGGATACCATCAGTTATGTACTCGCCATGGAAGAAATCTCTAAAGTCGATGCTTCCGCTTCGGTTGTGATGTCTGTGAACAATTCTCTGGTTTGCTGGGGTCTTGAAAATTTCGGAACAGAAGAACAGAAACAAAAATATCTGGTTCCTTTGGCAAAGGGTGAAATTATCGGAGCATTTTGTCTTTCAGAACCGGAAGCAGGTTCTGACGCGACTTCTCAACACACTACCGCTATTGATGCCGGTGATCATTATGTTCTGAACGGAACAAAAAACTGGATCACCAATGGTTCAACAGCTTCCGTTTACCTGGTGATTGCACAAACTGACGTCGCTAAAGGACATAAAGGAATCAATGCGCTTATCGTTGAAAAAGGAATGCCCGGATTCACGATCGGACCGAAAGAAAATAAATTAGGTATTCGCGGCAGTGATACTCACTCGCTGATGTTTACCGATGTAAAAGTGCCAAAGAAAAACAGAATTGGCGAAGATGGCTTTGGTTTCAAATTCGCTATGAAGACTCTTACGGGTGGAAGAATTGGTATCGCTTCTCAGGCATTGGGAATCGCATCCGGTGCATATGAACTGGCACTTCAGTATTCCAAAGAAAGAAAAGCATTTGGTGTTCCGATTTCACAACACCAGGCAATTCAGTTCAAACTTGCCGACATGGCGACAGAAATTGAAGCGGCTCGTTTGCTTTGTCTGAAAGCCGCATGGATGAAAGATGAACATCTTGATTACGGACTTTCTTCCTCCATGGCGAAGTTGTTTGCTTCACGTGTGGCTATGGAAACCACGGTTGAAGCTGTACAGATCCACGGCGGATACGGATTCGTTAAAGAATTCCATGTAGAACGATTGATGCGCGACGCGAAGATCACTCAGATTTATGAGGGTACTTCTGAAGTTCAGAAAATCGTCATTTCCCGTTCTATTATCGGTAAATAA
- a CDS encoding polysaccharide export protein yields MYRNILKIVLPLLLSVLFSCTSQKKLVYFQGNIPQLKESDIYKLRIYPGDILSINIFTINAEAYPYLAVPADKPSSDNRSAYEKGYIVNENGEVKLPLIGSVLLTGKTMSEATQILEAKFKEFMEDPIVTVKKLNFKVTVLGEVNRPGTYPILNEHATLPEVLGMAGDLSVYGDRQKVRIIREENQQTKDFFIDMTNASSLSAETYYLHPDDIIYVQPLKRRAFQNISPSVTIFTSIVTTAVIALTFIITQTK; encoded by the coding sequence ATGTATCGTAACATCCTGAAAATCGTATTGCCTCTTCTCCTTAGCGTGTTGTTTAGCTGCACGTCACAGAAAAAGCTGGTTTATTTCCAGGGTAATATTCCACAACTGAAGGAATCCGACATCTACAAACTCAGGATCTATCCCGGAGATATCCTCTCCATCAATATTTTCACCATCAATGCTGAGGCTTACCCATATCTGGCAGTTCCTGCCGACAAGCCATCCAGTGACAACCGTTCAGCATACGAAAAAGGTTATATCGTTAATGAAAACGGAGAGGTGAAATTACCACTCATTGGCTCTGTTCTGCTGACAGGAAAAACAATGAGTGAAGCCACACAAATACTCGAAGCGAAATTCAAGGAATTCATGGAAGACCCTATCGTCACTGTGAAAAAACTGAATTTTAAAGTAACTGTCCTTGGCGAAGTAAATCGTCCCGGAACATACCCCATTCTCAACGAACATGCAACTTTGCCTGAAGTATTGGGAATGGCCGGTGATCTCAGCGTGTATGGCGACCGTCAAAAGGTTCGCATCATCCGTGAAGAAAATCAACAGACAAAAGATTTTTTCATTGACATGACCAACGCGTCAAGTCTTTCAGCGGAAACCTATTATTTGCATCCTGACGACATCATTTATGTACAGCCATTGAAAAGACGGGCCTTTCAGAACATCAGTCCGTCGGTGACCATCTTTACTTCCATCGTTACCACAGCGGTGATTGCACTTACATTTATTATTACCCAAACAAAGTAA
- a CDS encoding polysaccharide biosynthesis tyrosine autokinase, with translation MRTNEGAQRRNDDEIDLRLLFYNMRRKWHYFLFSAILFCIGALLYIRFTLPVFEARTSILVKDTKNTSNNIEDFLTGDLFGNTKNIATEIGILKSRSVLEETINELNLGVSYFGKTTFFKYPLYRNQPFQVKPVRMTEGVYDEFFHITILDSSTYKLELDADNKILNDYSYKGTHHFGEEVRTTYFTLVVNHNDSAINVVNDDDFVFTVNSLNKMIAYYQEKMKAEPQNKDATIVEISVQDKIKERATDFLNTLGKVYINRDVKDKSSVAGLTLKFVDEQLEEISKTLNATELELQKFKEQKGTVDLSEESKAYLERVTNIDADRVKAEIELKSLDYLYSYVTGNRDVEELAPSSLGNPDPLLIDLITKLKELQSKRKSLAYGSSTQSPAIKVIDQQIEQTKRTLVENINNLRNMTKVNLSSINTELMRYEGSIRKIPNIERELLGIQRNFSVNENIYLYLLQKKAETGIAKATAVSDNKVLDEASINDIPVIPNTKAILIITLMLALIVPVILIILQGYVKNTISNKEDIEKMSKIPIIGVVGHHNTGERLVVSSKPKSSITEAFRSIRANLMFFGLADQHKIVLITSSVGGEGKSFSSLNLAAVLSLQHHKVIIVGMDLRKPQLVQDLGIKNETGVSTYLIGKAKLDEVIQHTSVDNLDIIPSGPVPPNPAELLAKKETHKLLDELRERYDYIIIDTPPVGIVSDAMMLMNLADINIFILRENYSKKEYMKTINDYYTQGKVKNLCVLLNDAGTNHRYGYGYGYSYGYHGYGYYDEEQGKKGILGKVFKKS, from the coding sequence ATGCGAACAAACGAAGGAGCACAGCGCCGTAATGACGATGAAATAGACCTGCGTTTGCTTTTCTACAATATGCGTAGAAAATGGCATTACTTTCTTTTCTCAGCCATCCTCTTTTGCATTGGAGCTTTGTTGTATATCCGTTTTACATTGCCGGTTTTTGAGGCTCGTACAAGCATCCTGGTTAAAGACACAAAAAACACTTCAAATAATATCGAAGACTTTTTAACCGGTGATCTCTTCGGGAATACAAAAAACATTGCCACTGAAATCGGAATCCTCAAGTCAAGATCCGTACTGGAAGAAACGATCAACGAACTCAATCTTGGAGTCAGTTATTTTGGCAAGACGACTTTCTTCAAATACCCGCTTTACAGAAACCAGCCTTTCCAGGTGAAGCCTGTACGAATGACCGAAGGTGTGTATGATGAGTTTTTTCATATTACAATTCTGGACAGCAGCACCTACAAACTCGAACTCGATGCCGACAATAAAATCCTGAATGATTATTCATACAAAGGAACACATCATTTTGGCGAAGAAGTCCGAACTACGTATTTCACACTAGTTGTCAATCACAATGACTCCGCGATTAATGTGGTCAATGACGATGATTTTGTTTTCACAGTGAATTCACTGAACAAAATGATCGCTTATTACCAGGAGAAAATGAAAGCGGAACCTCAGAACAAGGATGCCACGATCGTTGAAATTTCAGTTCAGGATAAAATCAAAGAAAGAGCGACCGATTTTCTGAATACCCTTGGGAAAGTCTACATCAATCGCGATGTAAAAGATAAATCTTCCGTTGCCGGACTCACGCTGAAATTTGTCGACGAACAACTCGAAGAAATCAGCAAAACACTAAACGCGACGGAACTTGAATTGCAAAAGTTCAAAGAACAAAAAGGAACTGTTGACCTAAGTGAAGAATCCAAAGCTTATCTCGAACGCGTAACCAATATCGACGCGGATCGCGTGAAAGCAGAGATCGAACTGAAATCATTGGATTACCTCTACTCCTATGTCACCGGCAACCGCGACGTGGAAGAACTTGCTCCAAGCAGTCTGGGCAATCCCGATCCATTGCTGATCGACCTGATCACAAAACTCAAGGAACTCCAAAGCAAACGTAAAAGTCTTGCTTATGGAAGCAGTACACAATCTCCTGCTATTAAAGTGATCGATCAGCAGATCGAACAAACCAAACGGACTCTTGTTGAAAACATCAACAACCTGCGGAACATGACCAAGGTGAATCTTTCCAGCATCAACACAGAACTGATGCGTTACGAAGGAAGCATCCGGAAAATCCCGAATATCGAACGGGAACTCCTCGGCATTCAAAGAAATTTCAGTGTCAACGAAAACATTTACCTCTATCTTCTTCAGAAGAAAGCTGAAACCGGAATCGCGAAAGCAACTGCGGTTTCGGACAACAAAGTACTTGATGAAGCAAGCATCAATGATATTCCTGTAATCCCGAACACCAAAGCTATTCTCATCATTACGCTGATGCTGGCCTTGATTGTTCCGGTCATTCTGATCATCCTGCAAGGGTATGTCAAGAATACCATCAGCAACAAAGAAGATATCGAGAAGATGAGTAAAATTCCAATCATCGGTGTGGTCGGACATCACAATACAGGTGAGCGACTCGTTGTTTCCAGCAAACCGAAATCATCCATTACCGAAGCGTTCCGTTCCATTCGCGCGAACCTGATGTTCTTCGGACTGGCAGATCAGCATAAAATTGTTCTCATCACTTCATCTGTAGGCGGTGAAGGAAAATCATTTTCCAGTCTGAACCTTGCCGCTGTTCTTTCTCTCCAGCACCATAAAGTGATCATCGTTGGAATGGATTTGAGAAAACCTCAGTTGGTACAGGATCTCGGAATAAAAAATGAAACAGGAGTTAGTACCTACCTGATCGGTAAAGCCAAACTGGATGAAGTGATCCAGCATACTTCTGTCGATAATCTTGACATCATTCCATCCGGACCTGTTCCTCCTAACCCTGCGGAATTGCTTGCGAAAAAAGAAACTCACAAATTGCTTGATGAGTTGCGTGAGCGTTACGACTACATCATCATCGATACACCACCCGTTGGAATTGTAAGCGACGCCATGATGCTGATGAACCTCGCGGATATCAATATTTTCATCCTTCGTGAAAATTATTCAAAGAAGGAATACATGAAAACCATTAACGATTATTACACCCAGGGTAAAGTGAAAAACCTGTGTGTTCTTTTAAATGATGCCGGCACGAATCATCGTTATGGGTACGGTTACGGATACAGTTATGGCTATCATGGTTATGGCTATTATGATGAAGAGCAGGGTAAAAAAGGAATTCTCGGAAAAGTTTTCAAAAAATCCTGA
- a CDS encoding DUF1572 domain-containing protein has translation MSIPKQIADQFRKVHFGGNWTGSCLKELMTNLTWEQATTKVRSFNTIATLVFHVNYYVGAVMSVLKNQPFNAKDEFSFAHPPIESQEDWENFLNKIWSEAEELAVFIENFPESQLEEIFVKEKYGTYYRNFTGVIEHMHYHLGQIALIRKMIEQESHL, from the coding sequence ATGAGTATCCCCAAACAAATTGCCGATCAATTCAGAAAGGTACATTTCGGCGGAAACTGGACCGGCTCTTGTCTGAAAGAACTGATGACCAACCTGACCTGGGAACAGGCAACTACAAAAGTTCGTTCTTTCAATACGATCGCAACACTGGTTTTTCATGTAAATTACTATGTGGGAGCCGTTATGTCGGTATTGAAAAATCAACCTTTCAATGCAAAGGATGAATTTAGTTTCGCCCACCCTCCTATTGAATCGCAGGAGGATTGGGAGAATTTTCTTAATAAGATCTGGTCTGAAGCTGAGGAATTAGCTGTTTTCATTGAAAATTTTCCGGAATCACAATTAGAGGAGATTTTTGTAAAAGAGAAGTATGGTACTTATTACAGAAATTTCACCGGAGTCATTGAACACATGCATTATCATTTGGGACAAATTGCTTTGATCAGGAAAATGATTGAACAGGAATCGCACCTTTGA
- a CDS encoding transposase → MLNIHKELLKINQNAANSLLEGLEETLTLHKLKVAQIFSRSLATTNCIENLNSQMAKYVRNVKHWTNSNQRQRWVAAALLELENNLNKIHNFKHLNKLQEAIKITSS, encoded by the coding sequence TTGCTAAACATCCACAAAGAGCTCTTAAAAATCAATCAAAATGCAGCGAACTCTCTACTGGAAGGCTTGGAAGAAACGCTTACACTCCACAAATTGAAAGTTGCGCAAATATTTTCCAGAAGTTTGGCTACGACAAATTGTATTGAAAACCTGAACTCCCAAATGGCGAAATATGTACGAAATGTTAAGCATTGGACCAACAGTAATCAACGACAAAGATGGGTTGCTGCAGCCTTATTGGAATTAGAAAATAATTTGAATAAAATTCATAACTTTAAACATCTAAATAAATTACAGGAAGCAATCAAAATCACGTCATCGTAG
- a CDS encoding SBBP repeat-containing protein, producing MKSILKAVHIFILMIYFSPTLLAQTPSWLWANSAGGGIVYDIATDSYGNVYATGYYTDSIMSFGTLSIASEGEDEGFIAKYDPSGNLLWAKSFGGKNQDRGTSITTDYLGNVILSGFFHSDTLIIGGNSFFYSLGASDIFVAKFNTSGNLLWARAYGSQSVDVNNSVVTDRQGNVFIAGSFAGTSISFGTTSLINSGVVGYDDLFIAKLNSSGNELWAISQGNSIGGEVANQLAVDSIGNLFVAGAFNGNSTSLGSYNFNNSHSGLNDLFIEKLSPAGNQIWAKSAGSIDEDYCQGICVDSSGNIIIAGGFRNANLSLDTISLLNSGGNDVFIAKYDQSGNIIWAKTIGATGNEFCENVAFDRVGNAYLTGTFNDPTLTIGSNTFPGTFHFYIAHFDLAGNVVWATTTGTNGPIGPRGITVDDAGSVILAGSLPSNTTFFGTIPLVHWGITNIFVSKFNLQTGINDIRNTSPILLYPNPSKNQLTVLCNSEAKQVIQVFDISGKIRFSQQLWTGGSNSLNIDVSEWKQGLYFVNIEKSDGNNTSTFFIKE from the coding sequence ATGAAATCCATTCTGAAAGCAGTTCACATATTTATTCTAATGATCTATTTTTCTCCAACCTTGTTGGCTCAAACACCAAGTTGGCTGTGGGCGAATTCTGCTGGAGGTGGAATAGTTTATGATATTGCTACCGATAGTTACGGAAATGTGTATGCAACTGGTTATTATACCGATTCAATTATGTCATTTGGGACTCTTTCAATTGCAAGTGAAGGAGAAGACGAAGGATTCATCGCTAAATACGACCCTTCTGGAAATCTACTTTGGGCAAAATCATTTGGAGGGAAAAATCAGGACCGAGGAACCAGTATTACAACAGATTATTTAGGAAATGTGATTTTAAGTGGTTTTTTTCATAGTGACACATTAATCATAGGAGGAAATTCTTTCTTTTATTCATTAGGAGCTTCAGACATTTTTGTCGCGAAGTTTAACACGTCAGGAAATCTTCTTTGGGCTAGAGCCTATGGAAGCCAGAGTGTGGATGTTAATAATAGTGTTGTAACAGATCGCCAGGGAAATGTTTTTATAGCCGGCAGCTTTGCGGGTACATCAATTTCATTTGGAACAACTTCGTTGATAAATAGCGGTGTTGTAGGATATGATGATCTTTTTATTGCAAAATTAAACTCTTCAGGAAATGAATTGTGGGCCATTTCGCAAGGAAATTCAATTGGCGGTGAAGTTGCCAATCAGTTAGCTGTAGATAGTATTGGGAATTTATTTGTTGCAGGCGCCTTTAATGGCAACTCAACTTCACTCGGGAGTTACAATTTCAATAATTCTCATTCCGGGTTGAATGATTTATTTATCGAAAAACTTTCACCTGCAGGAAACCAGATTTGGGCTAAATCTGCAGGAAGTATTGACGAGGATTATTGTCAAGGTATTTGTGTAGATTCCAGTGGTAATATCATTATTGCTGGTGGTTTTAGAAATGCAAATCTATCCCTTGACACAATTTCTCTTTTAAATTCAGGAGGTAATGATGTATTCATTGCAAAGTATGATCAGTCAGGCAATATAATATGGGCTAAAACTATTGGTGCAACAGGTAATGAATTTTGTGAAAATGTAGCTTTTGATAGGGTTGGAAATGCTTACTTAACGGGTACTTTCAACGATCCAACATTAACAATTGGTTCGAATACTTTTCCAGGAACATTTCACTTTTATATAGCTCATTTTGATTTAGCGGGTAATGTAGTATGGGCTACTACAACAGGAACTAATGGACCTATCGGGCCACGAGGAATAACTGTTGATGATGCAGGGAGCGTGATTCTTGCTGGATCTTTACCTAGCAATACTACTTTTTTCGGAACAATTCCATTAGTACATTGGGGAATTACAAATATTTTTGTGTCTAAATTTAATTTACAAACAGGAATCAATGACATAAGAAATACATCTCCAATTTTGTTGTACCCGAATCCCTCCAAAAATCAACTTACTGTATTGTGTAATTCAGAAGCAAAACAGGTAATTCAAGTGTTTGATATTTCAGGCAAGATTCGCTTCTCACAACAGTTATGGACGGGAGGATCTAATTCATTGAATATTGATGTAAGTGAATGGAAGCAAGGCCTCTATTTTGTAAACATTGAAAAATCCGACGGCAATAACACCTCGACTTTTTTTATTAAAGAATAA
- a CDS encoding DUF1801 domain-containing protein, with protein MAELKTKKTELSVDFFLKKISSEQQRKDAYVIIGLMEKATKAKAKMWGTAIIGFGDRKLKYESGRELDWFVMGFSPRKQNLALYISGAVQKQGALLKKLGKHKTGKGCLYINKLEEVDLTILKDIIKLGIVE; from the coding sequence ATGGCTGAATTGAAAACAAAAAAAACTGAACTAAGCGTTGATTTTTTTTTGAAGAAAATTTCGTCCGAACAACAAAGGAAAGATGCTTATGTAATTATTGGTCTGATGGAAAAGGCCACAAAAGCAAAAGCGAAAATGTGGGGAACTGCGATCATCGGTTTTGGTGACCGCAAACTGAAATATGAAAGCGGACGTGAACTGGACTGGTTTGTGATGGGCTTCTCTCCACGCAAACAAAATCTCGCCTTGTATATTTCGGGAGCAGTTCAAAAACAAGGTGCTCTTCTTAAAAAACTGGGAAAGCACAAAACCGGAAAAGGATGTTTGTACATCAACAAGCTGGAAGAAGTGGATTTAACGATATTAAAAGATATCATTAAACTGGGGATCGTGGAATGA